Proteins found in one Homalodisca vitripennis isolate AUS2020 chromosome 4, UT_GWSS_2.1, whole genome shotgun sequence genomic segment:
- the LOC124361080 gene encoding uncharacterized protein LOC124361080 → MSQRKSGASADDVYQSSWFAYKHLLFLGDSIIPRTTKDSLEDTIIEEVEIGEDDIHDNIADEDQPPEKEAPETQDTASSSCRQQKFLPTPQTCRGIKRKIDDDIGKKRRGCLRIS, encoded by the exons ATGTCGCAAAGAAAAAGTGGTGCCAGTGCTGATGACGTGTATCAAAGTTCCTGGTTTGCCTACAAGCATTTGTTATTTCTCGGAGACTCAATCATTCCAAGAACGACGAAGGACTCCTTAGAGGATACGATCATCGAAGAAGTTGAAATTGGGGAAGACGATATACACGACAACATAGCA GATGAAGACCAACCACCAGAAAAAGAAGCACCTGAAACTCAAGATACAGCATCGTCTTCTTGTCGACAGCAAAAATTTCTCCCAACACCACAGACCTGCAgaggaattaaaagaaaaatagatGATGATATAGGAAAAAAAAGAAGAGGCTGCCTTCGGATTTCTTGA
- the LOC124359686 gene encoding cuticle protein 5-like: MKVLVVFVAVACLAQSALSSWAGYYPGAHGGYHGGYAPTGGYHGPLAAPVVTPSGFLADTPEVAAAKAAHFSEVAKASGAAAAGPAHGYAGAGYAGGYAGAGYAGAYHGPLARPVVTPSGFLADTPEVAAAKAAHLSLVHGAGHGAWAGAGAGAWAGAGHGAWDDGSYHGEGAWNGHDDASHYDDGSYKPHLYEHGHY, translated from the exons ATGAAGGTCTTG GTTGTGTTCGTTGCCGTCGCCTGCCTGGCCCAGTCCGCTCTCAGCTCTTGGGCTGGCTACTACCCTGGAGCCCACGGTGGCTATCACGGTGGCTACGCACCCACTGGTGGGTACCACGGCCCTCTAGCCGCACCAGTCGTCACCCCATCCGGCTTCTTGGCCGATACCCCTGAAGTCGCCGCTGCCAAGGCCGCTCATTTCTCCGAGGTCGCCAAGGCTTCCGGTGCTGCCGCCGCTGGTCCCGCTCACGGTTACGCCGGTGCCGGTTACGCCGGTGGCTACGCCGGTGCCGGTTACGCCGGAGCCTACCACGGACCCCTCGCCCGCCCCGTCGTCACCCCCTCCGGTTTCCTCGCCGACACCCCTGAGGTCGCCGCCGCCAAGGCCGCTCACCTGTCCCTCGTCCACGGAGCCGGTCACGGCGCTTGGGCCGGAGCCGGAGCTGGTGCCTGGGCCGGTGCTGGACACGGAGCCTGGGACGATGGCAGCTACCACGGAGAAGGTGCCTGGAACGGTCACGATGACGCCAGCCATTATGACGATGGCTCCTACAAGCCCCACCTGTACGAGCACGGACACTACTAA